The following are encoded in a window of Streptomyces sp. SAT1 genomic DNA:
- a CDS encoding barstar family protein gives MSEDPTGRLVVALDLDGITDKAGLMDRAARALALPDWFGRNWDALADSLGDPSVWPKDAAGRGLLLVVVGWRSYAEARPEEWRTAREVFAQASERTPALTVALALGGSS, from the coding sequence ATGAGTGAAGACCCGACCGGGCGGCTGGTGGTCGCCCTTGACCTCGACGGCATCACGGACAAGGCGGGCCTGATGGACCGCGCCGCCCGCGCCCTCGCGCTGCCCGACTGGTTCGGCCGCAACTGGGACGCGCTGGCCGATTCCCTGGGCGATCCCTCCGTATGGCCGAAAGACGCCGCCGGGCGCGGGCTGCTGCTGGTCGTCGTGGGGTGGCGCTCCTACGCCGAGGCCCGTCCCGAGGAGTGGCGCACCGCGCGGGAGGTGTTCGCGCAGGCGTCGGAGCGCACCCCCGCGCTCACCGTCGCCCTCGCCCTTGGAGGTTCCTCCTAA
- a CDS encoding sugar-binding transcriptional regulator has protein sequence MNSSEENAVSGMSAGRSAVRMGPAELVQAAAMARRFYLEGKSKIQIAEEFGVSRFKVARVLETALERDLVRIEIRVPAELDAERSDALRARYGLRHAVVVESPAEAEETPDPENLGEVAADLLGELVDEGDVLGLAWGRSTIHMAAALDRLPPCTVVQLTGVYDAGTSERGSVEAVRRAAQVSGGDAHPIYAPMLLPDEATAAALRNQTGIARAFEYFDKVTVACVSIGSWEPGISTVHDMLSDEERAHYASLGVAAEMAAHLFDSEGRRIGRDLGERCITVTADQLRRIPEVVAIAGGQRKAAAIDAVLRSGLVTSLVTDTSAADHLLAAGPAPKSALNRSDPDGV, from the coding sequence GTGAACAGCAGTGAGGAGAACGCCGTGTCGGGTATGTCGGCGGGCCGGTCAGCAGTGCGGATGGGACCCGCTGAGCTGGTGCAGGCGGCGGCCATGGCCCGCCGCTTCTACCTCGAGGGCAAGTCCAAGATCCAGATCGCCGAGGAGTTCGGCGTCAGCCGCTTCAAGGTGGCCCGGGTCCTGGAGACCGCCCTCGAACGGGATCTGGTGCGCATCGAGATCCGCGTCCCCGCCGAGCTGGACGCCGAGCGCTCCGACGCGCTCCGCGCCCGCTACGGCCTCAGGCACGCCGTCGTGGTCGAGTCCCCGGCCGAGGCCGAGGAGACCCCGGACCCGGAGAACCTGGGCGAGGTCGCCGCCGACCTGCTCGGCGAACTGGTCGACGAGGGCGATGTGCTGGGCCTGGCCTGGGGCCGCTCCACCATCCACATGGCGGCGGCGCTGGACCGGCTGCCCCCGTGCACCGTGGTCCAGCTGACCGGTGTGTACGACGCGGGGACCTCCGAGCGCGGCTCGGTGGAGGCGGTGCGCCGCGCGGCCCAGGTCTCCGGCGGCGACGCCCACCCCATCTACGCGCCGATGCTGCTGCCGGACGAGGCCACCGCCGCCGCGCTGCGCAACCAGACCGGCATCGCCCGTGCCTTCGAGTACTTCGACAAGGTCACGGTCGCCTGTGTGTCCATCGGCTCCTGGGAGCCGGGCATCTCCACGGTGCACGACATGCTCAGCGACGAGGAGCGCGCCCACTACGCCTCGCTCGGCGTCGCCGCCGAGATGGCCGCGCACCTCTTCGACTCCGAGGGCCGCCGGATCGGCCGGGACCTGGGGGAGCGCTGCATCACGGTCACGGCCGACCAGCTCCGCCGGATCCCCGAGGTGGTCGCCATCGCGGGCGGCCAGCGCAAGGCGGCGGCGATCGACGCGGTGCTCCGCTCCGGCCTGGTCACCAGCCTGGTCACGGACACCTCGGCCGCCGACCACCTGCTGGCGGCCGGACCGGCTCCCAAGTCGGCCCTGAACCGCTCGGACCCGGACGGCGTCTGA
- a CDS encoding ribonuclease domain-containing protein, whose protein sequence is MLLRSVPRLFAGLLVCLSVLLAGCSTAQGPASPASSRSASHGHGNPSAGSGTATPSWARGTATVRVSRLPSEARQTLALIDKGGPFPYTQDGVVFGNLEHRLPRHQRGYYHEYTVKTPGARTRGARRLITGQHAELYYTDDHYDTFRAVLR, encoded by the coding sequence ATGCTGCTGCGGTCCGTCCCCCGCCTGTTCGCGGGGCTCCTCGTCTGTCTCTCCGTCCTGCTGGCCGGGTGTTCCACCGCTCAGGGCCCGGCCTCGCCGGCGTCCTCGCGGTCCGCCTCCCACGGCCACGGCAACCCCTCCGCCGGATCCGGCACGGCCACCCCCTCCTGGGCCCGCGGCACGGCCACCGTCCGCGTGTCCCGGCTGCCGTCCGAGGCCCGGCAGACCCTGGCCCTGATCGACAAGGGCGGCCCGTTCCCGTACACACAGGACGGTGTGGTCTTCGGCAACCTCGAGCACCGGCTGCCCCGGCACCAGCGGGGCTACTACCACGAGTACACGGTCAAGACCCCGGGCGCGCGCACCCGGGGCGCCCGCCGTCTGATCACCGGGCAGCACGCCGAGCTGTACTACACCGACGACCACTACGACACCTTCCGGGCGGTACTGCGATGA
- the rpe gene encoding ribulose-phosphate 3-epimerase, with protein sequence MAVQINPSILSADFARLAEEAKAVEGADWLHVDVMDNHFVPNLTLGVPVVESLARAADTPLDCHLMIEDPDRWAPQYVEAGASSVTFHVEAAAAPVRLAREIRAKGARASMALKPATPIEPYEDLLPELDMLLIMTVEPGFGGQAFLDIMLPKIRRTRELIGRHGLQLWLQVDGGVSASTIERCADAGADVFVAGSAVYGAEDPAEAVRALRTQAEKATAQASWVCNH encoded by the coding sequence ATGGCCGTGCAGATCAACCCCAGCATCCTGTCCGCGGACTTCGCCCGCCTCGCCGAGGAGGCGAAGGCGGTCGAGGGCGCCGACTGGCTCCACGTCGACGTGATGGACAACCATTTCGTCCCCAATCTCACGCTCGGCGTGCCGGTCGTGGAGTCCCTGGCGCGCGCGGCGGACACCCCGCTGGACTGCCATCTGATGATCGAGGACCCGGACCGCTGGGCGCCGCAGTACGTGGAGGCGGGGGCCTCCTCGGTCACCTTCCATGTGGAGGCCGCCGCCGCGCCCGTGCGGCTGGCCCGGGAGATCCGGGCCAAGGGGGCGCGGGCCTCGATGGCGCTCAAGCCCGCCACCCCGATCGAGCCGTACGAGGACCTGCTGCCCGAGCTGGACATGCTCCTGATCATGACGGTGGAGCCCGGCTTCGGCGGACAGGCGTTCCTCGACATCATGCTGCCGAAGATCCGCCGCACCAGGGAGCTGATCGGCCGGCACGGCCTCCAGCTGTGGCTCCAGGTGGACGGCGGGGTGTCGGCCTCGACGATCGAGCGGTGCGCGGACGCCGGCGCCGACGTCTTCGTCGCCGGTTCGGCCGTCTACGGCGCCGAGGACCCGGCCGAGGCGGTCCGTGCCCTGCGCACCCAGGCGGAGAAAGCGACCGCTCAGGCGTCCTGGGTGTGCAACCACTGA